One Sagittula stellata E-37 genomic window carries:
- a CDS encoding P-II family nitrogen regulator, which produces MKLIIATIKPFKLEEVREALTGIGVRGMMVTEIKGFGSQSGHTEIYRGAEYAVNFVPKIKLEIVVGAAMADQVVETIKTTAQTGKIGDGKIFVLDVQQAVRVRTGETDADAL; this is translated from the coding sequence GTGAAACTGATCATTGCAACGATCAAGCCGTTCAAGCTCGAAGAGGTGCGCGAAGCCCTCACGGGCATCGGCGTGCGCGGCATGATGGTTACGGAAATCAAGGGCTTCGGCTCTCAGTCCGGCCATACCGAAATCTACCGCGGAGCCGAGTACGCCGTGAACTTCGTGCCGAAGATCAAGCTGGAGATCGTCGTCGGCGCAGCCATGGCGGACCAGGTGGTCGAAACCATCAAGACCACCGCGCAGACGGGCAAGATCGGCGACGGCAAGATCTTCGTTCTGGATGTGCAGCAGGCGGTGCGCGTGCGTACCGGCGAAACGGATGCAGACGCGCTCTGA
- a CDS encoding type I secretion system permease/ATPase, producing the protein MSKQEFETGREELRAARRQSRPYYWFVAVFSFLVNMLMLTGPLYMLQVYDRVLGSRSEATLVALTALVVFLYGMMGILDYVRGRVMGRVAARFQAALDLRVFDAVLRRSTVKNDELAQTGLRDLESVQRLMSSPVLLAVFDIPWSPIFLLGLFIFHPWMGYLALAGGGFLIVVTLANQMISRNPTLKSNVAVMQAERTSDQIRQEAEMVQALGMRRDAFVRWIGARGQALSGQITTADITGTFATMTKTFRMLLQSGMLGLGAYLVLEGELSPGAMIAGSILMGRMLAPIELAIGQWPLVTRARKGWTSLAQLLSEVPEEAPRTALPRPEAKLDVQQLTVVAPGEQQAALRLVSFNVAPGEAVGVIGPSGSGKSTLARALTGIWRPAGGKIRLDGASLDQYGPDVLGRHVGYLPQRVTLFDGTIAENIARLSPQPDAQKIVEAARKADAHEMILKLPNGYDTRVTAIGGRLSGGQMQRIGLARAMYGDPVILVLDEPNSNLDNEGSEAVNKAIAGFKAEGKSVLIMAHRPAAIKECTKLLMLEGGQRVAFGPKDEVLQQMVKNHQQIQKAATPGGVR; encoded by the coding sequence ATGAGCAAACAGGAATTCGAGACCGGCCGTGAAGAGCTGAGGGCAGCGCGGCGGCAGTCGCGGCCATATTACTGGTTCGTCGCGGTCTTCAGTTTCCTCGTCAACATGCTGATGCTCACCGGCCCGCTTTACATGCTGCAGGTCTACGACCGGGTGCTAGGGTCGCGGTCGGAGGCGACGCTGGTCGCGCTGACCGCGCTGGTCGTCTTTCTCTACGGGATGATGGGCATCCTCGATTATGTCCGTGGCCGCGTCATGGGTCGGGTCGCGGCACGCTTCCAGGCGGCGCTGGACCTGCGGGTCTTCGACGCGGTGTTGCGCCGGTCGACCGTCAAGAACGACGAGCTGGCCCAGACCGGCCTGCGCGACCTCGAATCGGTGCAGCGGCTGATGTCCTCGCCGGTGCTTCTGGCGGTCTTCGACATCCCGTGGTCGCCGATCTTCCTTCTTGGGCTGTTCATCTTCCACCCGTGGATGGGGTATCTGGCGCTGGCGGGCGGCGGCTTCCTGATCGTGGTGACACTGGCCAACCAGATGATCTCGCGCAATCCGACGCTGAAATCCAACGTCGCGGTCATGCAGGCGGAGCGGACCTCGGATCAGATCCGGCAGGAGGCGGAGATGGTGCAGGCGCTGGGGATGCGGCGCGACGCCTTTGTCCGCTGGATCGGCGCGCGTGGGCAGGCTCTGTCGGGGCAGATCACCACCGCGGACATCACCGGCACCTTCGCCACCATGACCAAGACCTTCCGGATGCTGTTGCAGTCCGGGATGCTGGGGCTGGGCGCCTACCTGGTTCTGGAGGGCGAGCTGTCGCCGGGCGCGATGATCGCGGGCTCCATCCTGATGGGCCGGATGCTGGCGCCCATCGAGCTGGCCATCGGCCAGTGGCCGCTTGTGACCCGGGCGCGCAAGGGCTGGACCAGCCTTGCGCAGCTTCTGTCCGAGGTGCCGGAGGAGGCGCCGCGCACCGCCCTGCCCCGCCCGGAGGCGAAGCTGGACGTGCAGCAACTGACCGTGGTCGCCCCGGGCGAGCAGCAGGCGGCGCTGCGGCTGGTCAGCTTCAACGTGGCCCCGGGCGAGGCGGTCGGCGTGATCGGGCCTTCGGGGTCGGGCAAGTCGACGCTGGCCCGCGCGCTGACCGGCATCTGGCGTCCAGCGGGCGGCAAGATCCGGCTGGATGGCGCATCGCTGGACCAGTACGGGCCGGACGTGCTGGGGCGTCACGTGGGCTACCTGCCGCAGCGCGTCACCCTGTTCGATGGCACCATCGCCGAGAACATCGCGCGCCTGTCGCCCCAACCCGACGCCCAGAAGATCGTGGAGGCGGCGCGCAAGGCGGATGCGCACGAGATGATCCTCAAGCTGCCGAACGGCTATGACACGCGCGTCACCGCCATTGGCGGGCGGCTGAGCGGCGGGCAGATGCAGCGCATCGGGCTGGCGCGCGCGATGTACGGCGATCCGGTGATCCTCGTGCTGGACGAGCCGAACTCCAACCTCGACAACGAGGGATCGGAAGCGGTCAACAAGGCGATCGCGGGCTTCAAGGCGGAAGGAAAATCGGTGCTGATCATGGCGCATCGTCCGGCGGCCATCAAGGAATGCACCAAGCTTCTGATGCTGGAAGGCGGGCAGCGCGTGGCCTTCGGACCGAAGGACGAGGTGCTGCAGCAGATGGTGAAGAACCACCAGCAGATCCAGAAGGCGGCCACCCCGGGAGGTGTGAGATGA
- a CDS encoding (2Fe-2S)-binding protein encodes MMICHCNGLSDKDIHAAMDWMRAADPDTIITPGKVFRALGRKTDCAGCLPLFLETMQKNPNLEVPVLTSVGARRMRQVR; translated from the coding sequence ATGATGATCTGCCACTGCAACGGACTTTCGGACAAGGACATCCACGCCGCCATGGACTGGATGCGCGCCGCCGACCCGGACACGATCATCACGCCGGGCAAGGTCTTCCGCGCTCTGGGGCGCAAGACCGATTGTGCCGGCTGCCTGCCGCTCTTTCTCGAAACAATGCAGAAGAACCCCAACCTCGAAGTGCCCGTTCTGACAAGCGTCGGCGCCCGCCGCATGCGGCAGGTGCGCTGA
- a CDS encoding MlaA family lipoprotein → MLRTRAVFALIAAASLAACSVPGPGQAPDGVWDPYEAQNRRVHAFNRKIDERVLRGTGAGLADSVPDGSRQAVAQFADTVGTPQTVLNQLLQLRLWRATKNTLRFTMNATLGLGILDPAAEIGLVSDESDFGETLAVWGLPEGAYLELPMVGPSTERDAVGSAVDLVTNPLSYALPSPEKYIGTAARVADKVIKRGEFGETVDSVLYDSADSYAQARLIYLQNRRFELGEDAPGAADIDPMALDTTGF, encoded by the coding sequence ATGCTCAGGACACGTGCGGTCTTCGCACTTATCGCGGCGGCGTCTTTGGCGGCCTGTTCGGTCCCCGGCCCGGGGCAGGCGCCGGACGGCGTGTGGGACCCCTACGAGGCCCAGAACCGCCGCGTGCATGCCTTCAACCGCAAGATCGACGAACGCGTGTTGCGCGGCACGGGCGCGGGGCTGGCCGACTCCGTTCCCGACGGCAGCCGCCAGGCCGTGGCGCAGTTCGCGGACACCGTGGGCACGCCGCAAACCGTGCTCAACCAGCTTTTGCAACTGCGCCTGTGGCGCGCGACGAAGAACACGCTGCGCTTCACCATGAACGCGACGCTGGGATTGGGCATCCTCGATCCGGCGGCCGAAATCGGGCTGGTGTCGGACGAAAGCGACTTCGGCGAAACGCTGGCGGTCTGGGGCCTGCCCGAGGGCGCCTACCTCGAACTTCCGATGGTCGGCCCCTCGACCGAGCGTGACGCGGTAGGCTCTGCCGTCGATCTGGTGACCAACCCGCTGAGCTACGCTCTGCCGTCGCCCGAGAAGTACATCGGTACGGCGGCCCGGGTCGCCGACAAGGTCATCAAACGCGGAGAGTTCGGCGAAACCGTCGACTCGGTGCTCTACGACAGCGCCGACAGCTACGCACAGGCGCGGCTGATCTATCTCCAGAATCGCCGTTTCGAACTTGGCGAAGACGCGCCGGGCGCCGCCGACATCGACCCGATGGCGCTCGACACCACCGGTTTCTGA
- a CDS encoding ammonium transporter, which produces MKRFTTVAAAAALVALPTLGFAQEADVTPPNGEIGYIFTTFMFLVTGFLVMWMGAGFSMLEAGLVRQKNVTMQLMKNIALFSIAAIMYYLIGYNLMYPGDGWSVEGVIGAFMPTTLEPVGLADTETDLTYASVGSDFFFQLMFCATTASIVSGTLAERIKLWPFLIFTVVLTGFIYPIQASWKWGGGFLAPGIDGQTDFLDFAGSTVVHSVGGWAALTGALILGPRIGKYKDGRTVPMPGSNLTLATLGTFILWLGWFGFNGGSQLYMDTAGNVADISRIFANTNTAAAGGAIAALILTQILYKKPDLTMVLNGALAGLVSITAEPLTPGLGMATIIGMIGGVLCVLAVPVLDKLKIDDVVGAIPVHLVCGIWGTIAVVLTNGDANLGVQLYSILVVGIFVVVTSGVVWFILKMVMGIRVGEEEEIMGLDMAELGMEAYPEFSKG; this is translated from the coding sequence ATGAAACGCTTCACCACAGTTGCCGCGGCCGCCGCGCTGGTGGCGCTGCCGACACTGGGCTTCGCTCAGGAGGCAGACGTCACGCCGCCGAACGGAGAGATCGGCTACATCTTCACCACCTTCATGTTCCTCGTCACCGGCTTCCTGGTGATGTGGATGGGCGCAGGCTTCTCCATGCTCGAAGCCGGCCTCGTGCGTCAGAAGAACGTCACCATGCAGCTCATGAAGAACATCGCGCTCTTCTCGATCGCTGCGATCATGTACTACCTCATCGGTTACAACCTGATGTACCCGGGCGACGGCTGGTCCGTGGAGGGTGTCATCGGTGCCTTCATGCCGACCACGCTGGAGCCCGTCGGCCTGGCCGATACGGAAACCGACCTCACCTACGCGTCCGTGGGCTCCGACTTCTTCTTCCAGCTGATGTTCTGCGCCACCACCGCCTCGATCGTCTCCGGCACCCTGGCCGAGCGCATCAAGCTGTGGCCCTTCCTGATCTTCACCGTGGTCCTGACCGGCTTCATCTACCCGATCCAGGCGTCCTGGAAGTGGGGCGGCGGTTTCCTCGCGCCGGGCATCGACGGCCAGACCGACTTCCTCGACTTCGCAGGCTCCACCGTTGTGCACTCCGTCGGCGGCTGGGCAGCCCTGACCGGTGCCCTGATCCTCGGACCGCGGATCGGCAAGTACAAGGACGGCCGCACCGTGCCGATGCCGGGTTCAAACCTGACCCTGGCGACCCTCGGTACGTTCATCCTGTGGCTCGGCTGGTTCGGCTTCAACGGCGGCTCGCAGCTCTACATGGACACCGCGGGCAACGTGGCCGACATCTCCCGCATCTTCGCGAACACCAACACGGCAGCCGCCGGTGGCGCGATCGCGGCGCTGATCCTGACGCAGATCCTCTACAAGAAGCCGGACCTCACCATGGTGCTGAACGGCGCTCTGGCAGGCCTCGTGTCGATCACCGCTGAGCCGCTGACCCCCGGTCTGGGCATGGCGACCATCATCGGCATGATCGGTGGCGTGCTCTGCGTCCTCGCGGTTCCGGTCCTCGACAAGCTCAAGATCGACGACGTTGTCGGCGCCATCCCGGTGCACCTCGTCTGCGGCATCTGGGGCACCATCGCCGTGGTCCTGACCAACGGTGACGCGAACCTCGGCGTACAGCTCTACTCCATCCTCGTGGTCGGTATCTTCGTGGTCGTCACCTCCGGCGTCGTCTGGTTCATCCTGAAAATGGTCATGGGCATCCGCGTCGGCGAGGAAGAAGAGATCATGGGCCTCGACATGGCCGAACTGGGCATGGAAGCCTACCCGGAATTCTCCAAGGGCTGA
- a CDS encoding MlaC/ttg2D family ABC transporter substrate-binding protein: protein MDTTYTRRTVLTLGGASLLALAFPMPGLALTEGQARGLIDGMVAEINKVIASGRSERAMYTDFERIFRTYGDIPYIAAYALGNDGRTATAAQKKAFSNAFTGYISRKYGKRFREFIGGRLEVQSVKAVKNYYEVRTTAFLRGESPFTVSFHVSDRTGRPLLFNMFIEGVNMLLTERTEVGAMLDRRRGNIDALIQDLKTAS from the coding sequence ATGGACACGACGTACACCCGACGCACGGTGCTCACCCTCGGCGGTGCAAGCCTTCTGGCACTTGCCTTCCCGATGCCCGGCCTCGCGCTGACCGAAGGCCAGGCCAGGGGGCTGATCGACGGCATGGTGGCCGAGATCAACAAGGTCATCGCCAGCGGCAGGTCCGAACGCGCGATGTACACCGACTTCGAACGCATCTTCCGCACCTATGGCGACATCCCCTACATCGCCGCCTACGCCTTGGGCAACGACGGGCGCACCGCCACGGCCGCGCAGAAGAAAGCCTTTTCGAACGCCTTCACGGGGTACATCTCGCGCAAGTATGGAAAGCGCTTCCGCGAGTTCATCGGCGGCCGGCTGGAAGTGCAGTCCGTCAAGGCCGTGAAGAACTACTATGAGGTGCGGACCACCGCGTTCCTGCGCGGCGAAAGCCCGTTCACCGTGTCTTTCCACGTCTCCGACCGCACCGGCCGGCCGTTGCTGTTCAACATGTTCATCGAAGGGGTCAACATGCTCCTGACGGAACGCACCGAAGTGGGCGCCATGTTGGACCGCCGCCGCGGCAATATCGACGCGCTGATCCAGGATCTCAAGACGGCCTCCTGA
- a CDS encoding transglycosylase domain-containing protein, whose amino-acid sequence MSSTRKPGRLVADRRYGGQSSRTSAKSKAETAKKTPARKASAKRRRAPRQRRGGIAGLITGFFGWIFRLVFKITVSVAVLVALAIGAWVLYVESTLPEVETLLDGRARGSVTLLDRDGAVFALRGDQFGGVVTAESVSPHLRNAVVATEDKRFYRHFGVSPRGVASAVRINLSEGRGALQGHGGSTITQQTAKLLCLGKVYDPKVWKTEAEYVADCRQSSLERKINEAIFAMAMEVKYTKNEILSIYLNRAYMGGGAYGAEAASQRYFGKHAAQLNPAEGAMLAGLLTAPSTLAPTSNLERSQARAATVLRLMADQGYITEAEMRQYQNNPATLGSGADTMGGGYFADWVMQSGPEFFTQDTTEDVVISTTLDPRIQRATEDAVRQVFSEKVKEGSKAQVAVVVMSADGAVRSMVGGRDVDATGLFNRAFQAVRQTGSAFKPFVYATALELGYSPLDTVVDERWCVDMPGGQKDYCPDNYSHNFHGRVTLTEALQRSLNVPAVKVSESVGRDLVMRVARDFGLYRDLTDTPSLALGASEATLLEMTGAYAGILNGGSSVTPYGLEELRLKGDTEALMGTGGGIGERVVQESAARQLTWMMQKVVDEGTGTRARLDGWQVAGKTGTSQEARDAWFVGFTADYVAGVWMGYDDNTPLSGVTGSGLPAEIWHEVMARVHDGVTPKPLPLQAPVAPAPPPEPEPVPQQAPEVVVPRGGGTREVPKSVLEQVLRDILGGNR is encoded by the coding sequence ATGAGTTCCACACGAAAGCCCGGTCGGCTGGTGGCGGACCGCAGGTACGGCGGTCAGTCGTCCAGAACATCCGCGAAATCCAAGGCCGAAACAGCCAAGAAGACCCCGGCAAGGAAGGCGTCCGCGAAGCGGCGGCGCGCCCCCAGGCAGCGCCGGGGCGGGATCGCGGGGCTCATAACCGGGTTCTTCGGGTGGATTTTCCGGCTGGTCTTCAAGATCACGGTGTCGGTCGCGGTTCTCGTGGCGCTGGCGATCGGCGCATGGGTCCTCTACGTCGAATCGACCCTGCCGGAGGTGGAGACCCTGCTCGACGGTCGCGCGCGCGGCTCGGTCACGCTGCTCGACCGCGACGGCGCGGTCTTTGCCCTGCGCGGCGACCAGTTCGGCGGCGTGGTCACTGCCGAAAGCGTCAGCCCGCACCTCAGGAACGCCGTGGTCGCCACGGAGGACAAACGCTTCTACCGCCACTTCGGCGTCAGCCCGAGGGGCGTCGCCTCGGCGGTGCGCATCAACCTGAGCGAAGGCCGGGGCGCGCTGCAGGGGCATGGCGGCTCCACCATCACGCAGCAGACCGCGAAACTGCTGTGCCTCGGAAAGGTCTACGACCCCAAGGTCTGGAAGACGGAGGCCGAATACGTCGCGGACTGCCGCCAGTCCTCGCTGGAGCGCAAGATCAACGAAGCGATCTTCGCCATGGCGATGGAGGTGAAGTACACCAAGAACGAGATCCTCTCGATCTACCTGAACCGCGCCTACATGGGCGGCGGCGCCTACGGGGCAGAGGCGGCCTCGCAACGCTACTTCGGCAAACACGCGGCGCAGCTGAACCCGGCCGAAGGCGCGATGCTGGCGGGTCTCCTGACCGCCCCCTCGACGCTGGCGCCGACCTCGAACCTCGAACGCAGCCAGGCCCGCGCGGCCACGGTGCTGCGGCTGATGGCCGATCAGGGCTACATCACCGAAGCGGAGATGCGCCAGTACCAGAACAACCCCGCGACGCTGGGCAGCGGGGCGGACACCATGGGCGGCGGCTACTTCGCCGACTGGGTGATGCAGTCCGGGCCGGAGTTTTTCACCCAGGACACGACCGAGGACGTGGTGATCTCGACCACACTCGACCCGCGCATCCAGCGCGCCACCGAGGACGCGGTGCGGCAGGTCTTTTCCGAGAAGGTCAAGGAAGGCTCGAAGGCGCAGGTGGCCGTGGTGGTGATGAGCGCCGACGGCGCCGTGCGCTCGATGGTCGGCGGACGGGACGTGGACGCCACTGGCCTGTTCAACCGCGCCTTCCAGGCGGTGCGGCAGACCGGCTCCGCCTTCAAGCCCTTCGTCTATGCCACGGCTCTGGAACTGGGTTATTCGCCCCTCGACACTGTGGTGGACGAACGGTGGTGCGTCGACATGCCGGGGGGGCAGAAGGACTACTGCCCGGACAACTACAGCCATAACTTCCACGGTCGGGTGACGCTGACAGAAGCGCTGCAGCGGTCGCTGAACGTGCCGGCGGTGAAGGTCTCCGAATCGGTGGGGCGCGACCTGGTGATGCGGGTGGCGCGCGACTTCGGCCTGTACCGCGACCTGACGGACACGCCGTCGCTGGCGCTCGGCGCGTCCGAGGCGACGCTGCTGGAGATGACGGGCGCCTATGCCGGCATCCTGAACGGCGGCTCCTCCGTGACCCCTTACGGCCTGGAGGAACTGCGCCTGAAAGGCGACACCGAGGCGCTGATGGGCACGGGCGGCGGCATCGGCGAACGGGTGGTGCAGGAAAGCGCCGCGCGGCAGCTCACCTGGATGATGCAGAAGGTGGTCGACGAGGGCACCGGCACGCGGGCGCGGCTCGACGGCTGGCAGGTGGCGGGCAAGACCGGCACCAGCCAGGAGGCGCGCGACGCCTGGTTCGTGGGCTTCACAGCCGATTACGTGGCCGGGGTCTGGATGGGCTACGACGACAACACGCCGCTCTCCGGCGTGACCGGCAGCGGCCTGCCCGCCGAAATCTGGCACGAGGTGATGGCCCGGGTGCATGACGGCGTGACCCCGAAGCCCCTCCCGCTGCAGGCGCCGGTCGCCCCCGCCCCGCCGCCGGAGCCCGAACCCGTGCCGCAACAGGCCCCGGAGGTCGTGGTTCCCCGAGGCGGCGGCACCCGCGAAGTGCCCAAGAGCGTGCTGGAACAGGTGCTTCGCGACATCCTCGGCGGCAACCGCTGA